In Solanum lycopersicum chromosome 3, SLM_r2.1, the genomic stretch TGTGGCAAAAATCTAATGATTGTAATTCATTAATCACAACCTTACAAGTTATCAGAGCAAGTTATTAGAGTAAAATTTATTTAGTGATGCTATGAGTTATATTTACATAATctaaatacttagaaaataattatatagatagatattaATTGGTAATCTAATTAAAGTAAGAagaattataaaatcaaatgaagaattttgataattttgtatttaatataagataccgtatatatatgaaagtaaaatTTAGAATTACGATATGTATGTTTTAATTCAATACGAGATATTAGTATCATTTGAGGGTGCATTGGTTCACCATTTAGTTGGTTGGGGCACATCTAATTTATTTGACTATAATATCATTGTTTTAGGGTGTATTGATTCTCGATTTAATTAATTACACCGTATCTATTTTATGGGCTCAAATATCACCATTTTAGGGTGCATTGTTTTTCCACTTAATTGGTTGGGGTGCACCGAATTTAATTTCTCGGTTCAAATATCACGGCTTTAGGGTGCATTTGTTTTCCATTTACTTGGTTCGGGTGGCACTAAATCTAATTTCTTGGCTCAATATCTTCTAGTTATgttaattagtttttcttttattgttatcTTCTTACTTATAGATCTTCAATTATATCGTGTCTTCAcgtcaaaaaatataaataattagagcAACCtgttaaatttataatatagttGACTCTAACTTCAGTACAATATTACCGACTAACATATAGCCAAATCAAAATTTGagaattcaatatttaatatcatcTTTTAACTATAGATTATCGAAATcaaagtttaaaaattttatatttaatatctaTATTTACTATCGATTATCGAATATGAGATTAGCTAAAATATACCATACTTAATAACAAcctaataaaaatagtaatatgcTCTAATAACTTAATACTCCATCAATCCCACACACAATACCGattgaaaaaaaatccaaacaaaatatatttacagtaaatcaaataaaataaagcaaAACAACAAATacgaaaaaacaaaataaagctACAATagagtattattattataactccTCGTTTGCTAAAccctattaatttaattataattaattaaagaatgCATTTAATATGATTAATAATCCACATCATCATCCAGCTTGTTACAAGCCAGTCAACGTCCGTGATATGTCCACATCAGCATCCGAGCTGGACTCGCGTCCAAACAAAAAGGACATAGTAGGGGCTAAGTTGTCATTTTCAACGACCTACCCTTGCTATATAACACACAGTCTCACCACAATATTCATTTGTTTATagattttctctctctacaaaTCACAGTCTTCACCCCTCACTCCTTTTCTCTCTCTAGCTCTCTCTCAGTACTTTTTCTGccgtttttttttctattaattttctGTGTACGTTTTGGGTGCTGTGGTTTACTGGAGAGAACGGAATTTGGCTTTTACGGCGGCGACGTCTTTTGAGGTAACGATCGGATTAGGGTTTTTAGGTTTTACTGTTTGCTTTTCTGTTTCTGCTGTTAGGTTACTTCTGTTTGTGTTTGTGCTTAGTTTGTGGTGTTTTGGTTGGATAGATCTGTTCTCGTTGTGTATTTGGGTTAGTTTTTTCGTCGATCCGGGGTTTTTGTTGTGAGTTTTACTCGGTGAGTTTTTCattgctgctgttgttgttgagtTTGCTTCATGATCAGATCTTTTAGGTTTTCACGTTTAGTCGCTAGCGTTGCTGTTTGTGTTTTTACAAATGTATTTAAGTTTTAGGTTAGAGATAGGGTGAACTTTttgctagttttttttttatttccttttttgtaCACTTCGTGTTTTTGATAGACATGTATGTAGCTTCTTTAGGTTTTGATgttggtatttttttttgttaggaGGACATTGGTTGTATAGGCATTAAAGTTTTGAAGATATGTGGTTGCTCTCTGTTTAACATGATTAAATGTTGTTTTCGATCATTGTTGTTTGATATCTGTAGGTGATAAGATGGCGAGGAAGAGGAGAAGTGAGTTACCTGGTTCAGGTGAGAGCTCTGGGTCTCAAGAAACTGTTGGGGGACAGGGTCGTGGCCAGTATCCACCCCAGCAGCAACAAGAAGGTGGATACCAAGGTGGAGGACAGGGTCGTGGCATGCGTCCACCACCACAGCATCAACAACAATTAGGTGGCTACCAAGGTGGAGGGCAGGGTCGTGGCCAGCGTCCACCCCAGCAGCATCAACATGAAGGTGGCTACCAAGGTGGAGGACAGGGTCGCGGCATGCGTCCTCCTCCCCAGCAGTCACAACAAGAAGGTGGCTACCAAGGTGGTGGACAGGGTCGTGGCCAGCGTCCACCACAGCAGCTACAACAAGAAGGTGGTTACCAAGGTGGAGGAAGAGGTTGGAGGCCACAACAGGGAGGGTATGGTGGCCGTGGTAGTGGAGGAGCTCCACGTGGTGGAATGGCCCCTCAACAGCCATATGGTGGACAGGCTGAATACTATCAGCAGGGCAGAGGGACTCAGCAGCATCAACAACGAGGTGGAGGACCACTCCAGCAACATGGTGGCATAGGTGGCCGTGGAGCACCTTCTGGTGGGCCTTCTAGGCCACCAATTCCCGAGCTGCACCAAGCAACCACACAGACTCAACATCAAGCTGTAATGACTACTCAGCCCATTACTTGTGGAAGACCAGCTGACACATCCATGGAAGTGGGTTCCTCATCTGAGCCACCTGAGATGTCAGCTCTGCAAGTGACACAACAGTTCCAGCAACTGGCTGTGCAGCCAGAAGCAGCTGCAACCCATACAATTCCACCTGTGTCAAGCAAATCACTAAGGTTTCCGCTGCGTCCAGGGAAGGGAAAGTTTGGTCAGAGTTGCATAGTGAAAGCCAATCACTTCTTTGCTGAGCTGCCTGACAAAGACTTGCATCAGTATGATGTGAGTGCTCTAactttgtattgtattgttCTATCATGGTATATTTTGTATTGTCCCAatgttttttcatttgtttggGGTTATGGGTCCTGTGGTTTGTCATATCTATTGTTAATCATTATTCAGGTCACCATTACTCCAGAAGTATCTTCACGAGGGGTCAACCGTGCTGTCATGGCACAGCTGGTGCTTCTTTACCAAGAATCTCATCTTGGAAAGAGACTTCCAGCTTATGATGGAAGAAAAAGTCTATACACTGCAGGGCCCCTTCCATTTGTTCAAAAAGAGTTCAAAATCACTCTTACTGATGATGAGGATGGGCCTGGTGGTGCCAGGTATGTATGGCTGCTGTGTCAACTAGTTGCTTGTTCAGTTTCTAGCAAATCTGATGTTTGCCTTTTTGGTTATTTATTGGAACAGGAGGGATAGGGAATTCAAAGTTGTGATCAAATTCGCTTCCCGAGCCGATCTTCATCACTTAGGGATGTTTTTAGAAGGGAGGCAGGCTGATGCACCCCAGGAGGCGCTGCAGGTTCTGGATATTGTGCTGCGTGAGTTGCCAACATCTAAGTATGTTCTTTTTTAATGCAATACATGTTTCTGTAGTTTTGGTTCATTGTCATGATGATGTACAGAGAAATGTTTACTTGTgaatatcatttttatatatttcgaTACTTTGTTGGATGTCAGGTATTGTCCAGTAGGTCGTTCTTTCTATTCTCCTAATTTAGGGAGACGACAACCATTGGGAGAGGGTTTAGAGAGCTGGCGGGGTTTCTATCAAAGTATTCGCCCTACACAAATGGGATTATCATTGAACATCGGTATGTGGAGTCTTGACTTTTTCTGGAGCTGAgttgttttctattttctttgaaattttacTTCTGAAAATGCCCTACAGCTTTTATAATAATCATATGTTTGATCTTGTGCATCAATGTACAGACATGTCTTCCACTTCCTTCATTGAGCCATTGCTGGTCGTTGATTTTGTGGCACAGCTTCTGAACCGGGATGTGTCATCTAGACCACTGTCTGATGCTGACCGTGTAAAGGTgaacttttgtatttttttgttagtAGAATGTTCTGAAGTTCTGATTATTGTTTTGATGTTTGTCTTCCTTTTCATCTAGTTATAGCTTGTTCCAGGTTGTGTTGTGTTACGTTGGTCATGCTTCGTGATTAATGTTTTTTATCCGACATTGTAATTAATGATGTTGAGCTGAGCTGCAGATCAAAAAAGCACTGAGAGGTGTGAAGGTGGAGGTTACTCATCGTGGAAATATGCGGCGGAAGTACCGCATCGCCAATTTAACATCTCAAGCAACAAGAGAGTTAACGTATGTGGgcttagttttagttttttgatAACTGTTGTATAAAGTCATATTATGTGTAGCTGCAAGCAGTGGTGTTTCTGCATTCTGCCTTTCTATAAGATCATCTTCGATTTTTCTTGGTGCTGAtccttgtttttttctttgttttatccTTTGTTTTGTGGTAGTTTCCCTGTTGATGAAAAGGGCACTTTGAAATCTGTAATTGAATATTTTCGAGAAACTTATGGGTTTGTTATTCAGCATACCCAGTGGCCTTGTCTGCAAGTTGGAAATCAGCAGAGACCTAATTACTTACCAATGGAAGTTAGTGCCTCTCTCTCTGAAAACTAGCCATCTTTGATTATATTATCAATTCTTCAAGCTAAACATATATCATGGTGCAGGTCTGCAAGATTGTAGAGGGACAAAGGTACTCAAAGCGCTTGAATGAGAAACAGATAACTGCACTTCTGAAAGTGACCTGCCAGCGCCCCCAAGAAAGGGAGCGTGATATTCTTGAGGTTAGATCTTTGCctcttttgtttatttatatgtTTGTGGAACATTTATTTGGATTGTGGTGTAGTTGAGTAATTGATTGTCtgctttatattttgatatatattcttCGGTGACTGATGTGTGTTTAAATTAATTGTTATTGGTGCTTGGTATTCTGTTTCTATGTTGCTGACTTCATGTTAATTGGTGTATTTGTTCTGGTATGAAATGCATGTTGGTTTGTATGTTTTTAGGAGTGATATAATGCGTCAATATGATGAGTTGGTGGAAAAAAGAGAACTTGACTATGAGTATCTAATATACTTTTGTGATTTATAGCTGCACGGGTGGTTATGTAGTTGAGGAATTTAATGTCCTGTTGTTTCGTTCTTATTATCTATGTGATAAATAATGTTAGATCTCCTTTAGGCTACGCATTTGTCATGATCGTCGAAAGAAGATTTCTTTAAGGCCATTGAATCGTCATATGTTGTGTTAGAGCTTGGAAAATAATTTCTGATCGCTGTGTCTTGGTTTATTACGAAAATTTATAATCAGTTCATGACAATAATATGTTTGTGATGAAAATTCActtctatttattttcctttctcTGTCAGACTGTGAAGCATAATGCCTATGCTGAGGACAAATATGCGAAGGAGTTTGGCATTAAGATTAGCGACAAGTTGGCACAAGTTGAGGCTCGTATTTTGCCTCCACCTTGGGTAAGTTAGGCTCTTCATGGTTTGAGGGGGGGGGATGGTTTTACAACCCCTGGACATACCATTCTTTCTACAGTTCAATTTGTGGAGTGGAGGAGTTTCAGTTAGGATTGGATAATGAGTGTGTATTTTCTGCAGCTTAAATATCACGATAATGGCCGAGAAAAAGATTGTCTGCCACAAGTTGGCCAATGGAACATGATGAACAAGGTAGGTGCTGCTTTTGACACGTTTTAACTTTTCtgtcttttgttttgttttagtttctATTCAGTTAATTTGCATCTATTGGTGTGCATCAGTAGAAAACCTGTGTTGTATTTTgcttttatcaattttattcaatGAAAACACCAGATGTATATTTTCAAGTATACACTATTCTGGCGGTTGTCGTGAGgctgtttttctttgttttgctaTGCCTAAAATAGTATCCCTTACTTACTACTGACAGAAAATGGTTAATGGAGGAACTGTTGCCAATTGGATCTGCATAAACTTTTCTCGCAATGTGCAAGACACTGTTGCACATGGGTTTTGTTCTGAGCTTGCACAAATGTGTGGAATATCTGGAATGGTAAGTACGCATGTTGCagcccttttttttctttgtatgtaCTCGGTCTTTAACttaatatttgatgttttttaGAACTTCAACCCGAATCCTGTTCTGCCTCCTGTAAGTGCACGCCCTGATCAGGTTGAGAGAGTTTTGAAAACTCGATTTCATGATGCCATGACAAAGCTGCAGCCGCTATCGAAGGAGCTTGATCTCCTGGTCGCTATCTTGCCAGACAATAATGGCTCTCTTTATGGTATAAAGGAGATAGACATCTTATGTTCTATAGCAGAATATTGGATTATGCAGTGGctgaaattttttattcttgaccAGGTGATCTGAAACGGATTTGTGAGACTGACCTTGGAGTTGTTTCACAGTGCTGTTTGACAAAACATGTATTTAAGATGAGCAAACAGTATCTAGCCAATGTAGCACTGAAAATTAATGTTAAGGTGGGAGGAAGAAACACTGTGCTAGTTGATGCAATATCTAGGCGAATTCCCCTTGTCAGCGACCGTCCTACAATCATTTTTGGTGCAGATGTCACCCATCCCCACCCTGGAGAGGACTCTAGCCCATCCATTGCTGCGGTAGGATGGTTGAACACTTTGATTTTCAGTGTGTTGACCAAATCTTTTGAGGAATGTGAAATAATTTGTCTTTGCAGGTGGTTGCTTCTCAAGATTGGCCTGAGATTACTAAGTATGCTGGTCTAGTTTCTGCTCAAGCCCATAGGCAAGAGCTTATTCAGGATCTGTACACAACTAGGCAAGATCCTGTTAAAGGGACTGTGTCCGGCGGCATGATTAAGTATGATAATTTTATtgctttattttttctaatatttctGTTTACCTGAGTTTTTAGCTGTTTGTGTCTCCCTTTGGTTTTTGCGGGAGGATCAAATTCGTTTTATGATATTCTAACTTTTCGTCttcatgttttcttatttctgaTTATTCAGGGACTTACTTATCTCCTTCCGAAGAGCTACTGGGCAAAAACCTCAGAGAATCATTTTCTACAGGTATTGTGATATATTGCCCTGACAAGTGCAGTATGAATTACTTCTCCTTTGGCTTAACTTATTACTTTCTCCTTCAGGGATGGTGTTAGTGAAGGGCAATTTTATCAAGTTCTTCTTTATGAACTTGATGCCATACGTAAGGTATGTTCCTTTTTGTTATTGATACTAGTCTTTTTCTTAGTTCTAGATGTTGCTCATTTccttttttctacttttatctCTAACAAGTATTGAATTGACTTGAGCTGAATCTCAGGCATGTGCATCATTGGAGCCAAATTATCAGCCTCCAGTTACATTTGTTGTGGTTCAGAAACGTCATCATACTAGACTTTTTGCTAACAACCACCGTGATAGAAATGCTGTTGATCGGAGCGGGAACATTATACCTGGTAATTGTTTTTCTAACTTCCTACTTTGGACATCTTGTACTTGATTTTGAATCTTATTTTGAAAACATAACCGTACAGGTACTGTTGTTGATTCGAAGATTTGCCACCCAACAGAGTTTGATTTCTATCTTTGTAGTCATGCTGGCATACAGGTGAAAGTTTTGTATCATGTTTGACCATGATGTGGTCGAAGTCTAGGCGAGCTGTAGTGTAACAGATGTTTTGATTCTGTAGGGTACGAGTCGTCCAGCTCATTACCATGTTCTATGGGACGAGAACAAGTTTTCAGCTGATGGACTGCAGTCATTGACAAACAACCTGTGCTATACGTAAGTGTACTTCTGAATTTACCAGGTTTGTTCTGGAAATGTTCCTACTCAACTCATACTGATTCTCTTCATGTGTTCCTCTTTTTAGATATGCAAGGTGCACACGCTCAGTCTCCATTGGTATGCCCTTGCACTTGTTTATAGATTTCTAGCCAGTTTATTTTTAGTctcctttttttatttacttctcCCAGCAATGACTTGTTTGTCTTTAGTgaataatatagttttattCCTGTCAGTCCCTCCGGCCTATTATGCACATTTGGCAGCTTTTCGTGCTCGTTTCTATATGGAGCCTGAGACATCAGACGGTGGATCAGTAACAAGCGGAGCTGCTGGCAGAGGGGTTGGTGCAGGAGCTGCTGGAAAGAATACACGAGCACCAGGTGCAGGTTCTGCTGTTAGACCTCTTCCTGCTCTCAAGGATAACGTGAAGAGGGTCATGTTCTATTGCTAGAGTCTCAACAAACAAAAGCTTCATTGAAGACTTCATTTGGCGCATGCCCTTTTGGTTTTTGTGTTTTGCgatcaaacaaaattttatctGGTTCGACTTGCCCTAATATTTGTGACATTGATGCCAGAAAACTATTTAGAGTTTGTAGTATTGCGCATTATTATAACTGTTGGGAGCATTCCGGTGTTCTTCATAGCCTGTGTAATGATGAATACTATGCAAATTTATGCTTGTTTTTAATATGGTCCAATTTGGGTCGTACTTTCATGTACGACTTTACTTCAGCTGTTCAGTCCCCCCTTCCTTCCAACTGAATATTAAATGATGTTGTGATAACTTATGAATCTAAGTGTTCTGATCATCGAGTTTAACTATTTTACGATGTTCGTGGAATTATATAGGTGGATCTAGTGGGTGCTTTCGTTTTGGCTTCCAATACTCTATTGTTTTGTTCTTTAACTGTTGTTTCAGCTCTAGTTTCAACTGCAATATAAAACTCAAACATATTAATATCACTGTTATACCTAGTAAGACTTGAGATATGGCATACGCTAGGCCACTACGTGAAAGAGAAGAGTAGGTGGCAGGTGAAGGTTTGTACGTAAACTAGGAAAAGAATAAATCTCAGCAAAGACAAGTCGatgaaaaaaggaaatattggACAAAACCAAAAGATTTGATGTTATACGAAGAGGGAATTCTTTACTTATTGTCTCCATCTTTCTTCTTGCCACTTTTGGCACCATGGAATCTCTTTTTCTTGGCTTCTACACTCCCTAATTGGCTCATATCATATTCCCTTTTCCATGTGTTTTACTTTCTCTTTTCATTCAACCCTTTCCTTATATAAAGCATTTTGCAACCATCATTTGTCACAACTCAAAGCATCAAGGACCCCCACAGCAAGTTTCAACCTACTTTCTTCGTTGAACTTGAAATCATAATGGCTACTACACCAGTCGCTGATAGCATGCCTGATGCTTTGAAACAAAGCCGATATCATATGAAGAGATGTTTCGCTAGGTGACCACCCCCTTCTTGTTCCTTTTTCTGCACTCTATGCGTTTATGCCGAATGCTAActagtttgttattttttttcttcttcattggaTGTCAAAGGTTCATTGCTACGGGAAGTAGGCTgatgaaattgaaatatttaatgGAAGATAT encodes the following:
- the AGO1B gene encoding Argonaute1B → MARKRRSELPGSGESSGSQETVGGQGRGQYPPQQQQEGGYQGGGQGRGMRPPPQHQQQLGGYQGGGQGRGQRPPQQHQHEGGYQGGGQGRGMRPPPQQSQQEGGYQGGGQGRGQRPPQQLQQEGGYQGGGRGWRPQQGGYGGRGSGGAPRGGMAPQQPYGGQAEYYQQGRGTQQHQQRGGGPLQQHGGIGGRGAPSGGPSRPPIPELHQATTQTQHQAVMTTQPITCGRPADTSMEVGSSSEPPEMSALQVTQQFQQLAVQPEAAATHTIPPVSSKSLRFPLRPGKGKFGQSCIVKANHFFAELPDKDLHQYDVTITPEVSSRGVNRAVMAQLVLLYQESHLGKRLPAYDGRKSLYTAGPLPFVQKEFKITLTDDEDGPGGARRDREFKVVIKFASRADLHHLGMFLEGRQADAPQEALQVLDIVLRELPTSKYCPVGRSFYSPNLGRRQPLGEGLESWRGFYQSIRPTQMGLSLNIDMSSTSFIEPLLVVDFVAQLLNRDVSSRPLSDADRVKIKKALRGVKVEVTHRGNMRRKYRIANLTSQATRELTFPVDEKGTLKSVIEYFRETYGFVIQHTQWPCLQVGNQQRPNYLPMEVCKIVEGQRYSKRLNEKQITALLKVTCQRPQERERDILETVKHNAYAEDKYAKEFGIKISDKLAQVEARILPPPWLKYHDNGREKDCLPQVGQWNMMNKKMVNGGTVANWICINFSRNVQDTVAHGFCSELAQMCGISGMNFNPNPVLPPVSARPDQVERVLKTRFHDAMTKLQPLSKELDLLVAILPDNNGSLYGDLKRICETDLGVVSQCCLTKHVFKMSKQYLANVALKINVKVGGRNTVLVDAISRRIPLVSDRPTIIFGADVTHPHPGEDSSPSIAAVVASQDWPEITKYAGLVSAQAHRQELIQDLYTTRQDPVKGTVSGGMIKDLLISFRRATGQKPQRIIFYRDGVSEGQFYQVLLYELDAIRKACASLEPNYQPPVTFVVVQKRHHTRLFANNHRDRNAVDRSGNIIPGTVVDSKICHPTEFDFYLCSHAGIQGTSRPAHYHVLWDENKFSADGLQSLTNNLCYTYARCTRSVSIVPPAYYAHLAAFRARFYMEPETSDGGSVTSGAAGRGVGAGAAGKNTRAPGAGSAVRPLPALKDNVKRVMFYC